From Ramlibacter tataouinensis, the proteins below share one genomic window:
- a CDS encoding cupin domain-containing protein — MNTEAAPSHGHDHGDPRWKHDGVRVIPGHQLDPNTAQTPGMDRKAAITFARVGAQKLWAGTVSIHPNAKTGAHHHGHLESVIYVVKGRARMRWGEHLEFTAEAGPGDFIYVPPYVPHQEINASPTETLECVLCRSDGEAVAVSLDIEPAEQPEQVLWVDPTHPHGGV, encoded by the coding sequence ATGAACACCGAAGCAGCCCCCTCCCATGGCCATGACCATGGCGACCCGCGGTGGAAGCACGACGGCGTGCGCGTCATTCCCGGCCACCAGCTCGACCCGAACACGGCCCAGACGCCGGGGATGGATCGCAAGGCGGCGATCACCTTCGCCCGCGTGGGGGCGCAGAAGCTCTGGGCCGGCACCGTCAGCATCCACCCCAACGCCAAGACCGGGGCGCACCACCACGGCCACCTGGAAAGCGTCATCTACGTCGTGAAGGGCCGCGCCCGCATGCGCTGGGGCGAGCACCTCGAGTTCACAGCCGAGGCCGGCCCGGGCGATTTCATCTACGTGCCGCCCTACGTGCCGCACCAGGAGATCAACGCGAGCCCGACCGAAACGCTCGAATGCGTGCTGTGCCGCAGCGACGGCGAGGCCGTGGCGGTGAGCCTGGACATCGAGCCTGCCGAGCAGCCCGAGCAGGTGCTCTGGGTGGACCCGACGCACCCGCACGGCGGCGTCTAG
- a CDS encoding SMP-30/gluconolactonase/LRE family protein has translation MKKILAGLALVVIALAAYLALWPLPVEPVGWPAPTAPGYAGAHAANQGLARLQHIDLKGETGPEHVAIGPDGKLYTAVDGGKILRMNADGSGQEVFARTGGRVLGFDFDAAGNLIGADAFRGLVSIAADGKVTLLADKVDGDPIRFADAVAVARNGRIYFSDASTRFGPREGGGIMEASMLELIEQAASGRVLEYDPATKATRVIARGFSFANGIALSQDQQSLFLAETGRFRIWKLSLQGDKPAQVALLENLPGYPDNLMRGLDGKIWVGLVKPRNPDADKLSDQPFMRKLILRLPRALWPLPKDHGHVFAFTEDGKVVADLQDPTGAYPETTSVTETPDRLYIQSLHGKTLAWMLRPTVQAGQSK, from the coding sequence ATGAAGAAGATCCTGGCCGGCCTGGCGCTGGTCGTGATTGCGCTGGCCGCCTATCTGGCGCTCTGGCCCCTGCCGGTGGAACCGGTCGGATGGCCCGCGCCCACCGCACCCGGCTACGCCGGCGCGCATGCCGCGAACCAGGGCCTGGCCCGGCTGCAGCACATCGACCTGAAGGGTGAGACCGGTCCCGAGCACGTTGCCATCGGGCCCGACGGCAAGCTGTATACGGCGGTGGACGGCGGCAAGATCCTGCGCATGAACGCCGACGGCAGCGGCCAGGAGGTGTTCGCGCGGACCGGGGGTCGTGTCCTCGGCTTCGATTTCGACGCGGCAGGCAACCTGATTGGCGCCGATGCGTTCCGGGGCCTCGTCTCGATCGCCGCGGACGGCAAGGTGACTTTGCTGGCCGACAAGGTGGATGGCGACCCGATCCGCTTCGCGGACGCGGTGGCCGTGGCGCGCAATGGCCGGATCTATTTCAGCGATGCATCGACCCGATTCGGCCCGCGCGAGGGCGGCGGGATCATGGAGGCGAGCATGCTGGAGCTCATCGAGCAAGCCGCCTCCGGCCGGGTGCTGGAGTACGACCCGGCGACGAAGGCCACGCGGGTGATTGCCCGCGGATTCTCGTTCGCCAACGGCATCGCGCTGAGCCAGGACCAGCAATCGCTGTTCCTGGCGGAGACCGGCCGGTTCCGCATCTGGAAGCTGTCCCTGCAGGGCGACAAGCCGGCGCAGGTGGCGCTGCTGGAGAACCTGCCCGGGTATCCGGACAACCTGATGCGGGGGCTGGACGGAAAGATCTGGGTCGGCCTGGTCAAGCCGCGCAACCCCGACGCCGACAAGCTGTCTGACCAGCCTTTCATGCGCAAGCTGATCCTGCGCCTGCCGCGGGCGCTGTGGCCGTTGCCCAAGGACCATGGGCACGTCTTCGCGTTCACCGAGGACGGCAAGGTGGTGGCCGACCTGCAGGATCCCACCGGCGCCTATCCGGAGACCACGTCCGTCACGGAAACCCCGGACCGGCTGTACATCCAGAGCCTGCACGGCAAGACGCTGGCCTGGATGCTCAGGCCGACGGTCCAGGCCGGCCAGTCGAAGTAG
- a CDS encoding histone deacetylase family protein, with protein sequence MLILQNDRHREHAGRHEMYRGRLVECVEVPERAELVLGELHRRGFARVERPAVRADMTVVESVHDLRYLAFLRQAWDHWIALDSANASFDILPSVWPNQGLRRDAPTQNFSAQVGRYAFDAGSPITRGTWDACLAGAASAIEAARRVASGSERGALVVTRPPGHHAGRDFFGGYCFLNNAALAAQTLRDAGHARVAILDVDYHHGNGTQSIFYRRADVLTVSIHGDPATEYPFYLGYADERGEGEGEGFNLNRPLPKGTAFDAWRRELDIALEAVARFGASALVVALGVDAYKADPISGFLLDSADFTTIGSLIASARLPTVFVLEGGYAVAEMGINVANVAEGFSLAG encoded by the coding sequence ATGCTGATCCTGCAGAATGACCGGCACCGCGAGCATGCCGGCCGCCACGAGATGTACCGTGGCCGGCTGGTCGAGTGCGTCGAGGTGCCCGAGCGCGCGGAGCTGGTGCTGGGCGAGTTGCATCGCCGCGGTTTCGCGCGGGTGGAGCGTCCTGCGGTCCGCGCCGACATGACGGTTGTCGAGTCGGTGCACGACCTCCGCTACCTGGCGTTTCTGCGCCAGGCGTGGGACCACTGGATTGCGCTGGACTCGGCCAACGCGTCCTTCGACATACTGCCTTCGGTGTGGCCCAACCAGGGGCTGCGACGCGACGCACCCACGCAGAATTTTTCCGCGCAGGTAGGCCGCTATGCATTCGACGCCGGCTCACCGATCACGCGCGGCACCTGGGACGCCTGCCTGGCCGGCGCGGCCAGCGCGATCGAAGCCGCGCGCCGCGTGGCTTCCGGCAGCGAGCGCGGCGCGCTGGTGGTGACCCGTCCCCCCGGACACCATGCCGGCCGCGATTTCTTCGGCGGCTACTGCTTCCTGAACAATGCGGCCCTGGCCGCGCAGACGCTGCGTGATGCCGGACACGCGCGCGTTGCCATCCTCGACGTCGACTATCACCATGGCAACGGCACGCAGAGCATCTTCTACCGGCGCGCCGACGTGCTCACCGTCTCGATCCACGGCGACCCGGCCACCGAATACCCGTTCTACCTGGGCTACGCCGACGAACGGGGCGAAGGCGAAGGCGAAGGCTTCAACCTGAACCGGCCGCTGCCCAAAGGCACGGCGTTCGATGCATGGCGGCGCGAACTGGACATCGCGCTCGAGGCGGTGGCCCGCTTTGGCGCCTCGGCACTGGTAGTGGCGCTGGGCGTGGACGCCTACAAGGCCGACCCGATCTCCGGCTTCCTGCTGGACAGCGCTGACTTCACGACGATCGGCAGCCTGATCGCTTCGGCCCGCTTGCCGACCGTCTTCGTGCTCGAAGGCGGCTACGCGGTGGCCGAGATGGGCATCAACGTCGCCAACGTGGCAGAAGGCTTCTCGCTCGCGGGTTAG
- a CDS encoding alpha/beta fold hydrolase, whose product MFADINGTRLYFERQGSGPTLLFIHGTTLDHRMWRRQVEAFASRYDVITYDARGFGQSALPTGAFCHYQDAGALLDHLGVQRAVVVGHSSGGLYALELALARPEQVAACGLICAGIGAGAPFPADLQLLVAQLRSAAAERGVDAAKAIWRSCSLFAPLRGIPAARDEFDAMIADYSGWYWLHGSPAGNLAPPVHERLESIAVPALVVDGGRDHAYNNAIADVLAARIPGATRLRLPQAGHMASMEEPAAVTRALAELAEVAFA is encoded by the coding sequence ATGTTCGCCGACATCAACGGTACACGCTTGTACTTCGAGCGCCAGGGAAGCGGTCCGACCCTGCTCTTCATCCACGGCACGACGCTGGATCACCGGATGTGGCGCCGGCAGGTCGAGGCGTTCGCGTCGCGCTACGACGTGATCACCTACGACGCACGGGGCTTCGGGCAGTCGGCGCTCCCGACCGGGGCGTTCTGCCACTACCAGGATGCCGGGGCGCTGCTCGATCACCTGGGCGTCCAGCGCGCAGTGGTTGTCGGCCACTCGAGCGGCGGCCTCTATGCGCTGGAGCTCGCGCTCGCGCGGCCCGAACAGGTCGCCGCTTGCGGCCTCATCTGCGCTGGGATCGGTGCCGGCGCGCCGTTTCCGGCGGATCTCCAACTGCTGGTGGCTCAACTGCGCTCGGCCGCTGCCGAGCGCGGCGTCGACGCGGCCAAGGCGATCTGGCGCTCGTGCAGCCTGTTTGCCCCACTGCGCGGGATTCCTGCGGCGCGCGACGAGTTCGACGCGATGATCGCCGACTACAGCGGCTGGTATTGGCTTCACGGCAGTCCCGCCGGCAACCTTGCACCGCCGGTCCACGAGCGTCTCGAATCGATTGCGGTTCCTGCGCTGGTGGTGGATGGTGGCCGCGATCACGCCTACAACAACGCCATCGCCGATGTACTCGCGGCCCGCATCCCGGGCGCGACGCGCCTGCGGCTGCCGCAGGCCGGTCACATGGCCAGCATGGAGGAGCCGGCAGCCGTCACCCGGGCGCTTGCCGAGCTGGCCGAAGTCGCGTTCGCCTGA
- a CDS encoding ATP-binding protein, producing the protein MLRPPPGSAPERIAGRKNLLQLAELRWLAVAGQLATILLVHFSLGVRLPLVEMLTLLAGLAIFNVASILRARLSLPLRNGELFGTLLVDVAVLTGQLYYSGGITNPFIFLYLLQVVLGSVLLRRRYVWAMVAATVLCFVALTQWHRPLAVPGLAAENLSTDYLGGLLLCFVIVASLLVVFIGRISRNLRQRDTKVAQLRQRAAEEEHIVRMGLLASGAAHELGTPLATLSVILGDWARMAPFAGEPELREEIEEMQRQIERCKSIVSGILTAAGETRGEAAAETTLHAFLDGLVEDWRRTRSVASLAYERQDLPDMPFISDAALKQMIHNVLDNALEAAPAGAPLQLAVSCDDDALRLCVRDRGPGFSAAILQRLGRPYQSTKGKPGRGLGLFLAFNVARVLGGQIQAHNRPDGGAEVVITLPLAALSAESLK; encoded by the coding sequence ATGCTGCGTCCCCCGCCCGGCAGCGCGCCCGAGCGGATTGCGGGCCGCAAGAACCTGCTGCAGCTGGCGGAGTTGCGCTGGCTGGCGGTGGCCGGCCAGCTGGCCACCATCCTGCTCGTGCATTTCTCGCTGGGCGTGCGGCTGCCGCTGGTGGAGATGTTGACGCTGCTCGCGGGGCTGGCCATTTTCAACGTGGCCAGCATCCTGCGCGCGCGCCTGTCCCTTCCCCTGCGCAACGGCGAGCTGTTCGGCACGCTGCTGGTCGACGTGGCGGTGCTGACCGGGCAGCTGTACTACTCCGGCGGCATCACCAATCCCTTCATCTTCCTCTACCTGCTGCAGGTGGTATTGGGCTCCGTGCTGCTGCGGCGCCGCTACGTGTGGGCAATGGTGGCCGCCACGGTCCTGTGCTTCGTGGCCCTGACGCAATGGCACCGCCCACTGGCCGTGCCGGGGCTGGCCGCGGAAAACCTGTCGACCGACTACCTGGGCGGCCTGCTGTTGTGCTTCGTGATCGTGGCCTCGCTGCTGGTGGTCTTCATCGGCCGCATCAGCCGCAACCTGCGCCAGCGCGATACCAAGGTGGCCCAGCTGCGCCAGCGGGCCGCCGAGGAAGAACACATCGTGCGCATGGGCCTGCTGGCCTCCGGTGCGGCGCACGAACTGGGCACGCCGCTGGCCACGCTGTCGGTGATCCTGGGCGACTGGGCCCGCATGGCGCCGTTCGCGGGCGAACCCGAGCTGCGCGAGGAGATCGAGGAAATGCAGCGCCAGATCGAGCGCTGCAAGTCGATCGTGAGCGGCATCCTCACGGCCGCCGGCGAAACGCGCGGCGAGGCCGCCGCCGAGACCACGCTGCATGCCTTCCTGGACGGCCTGGTGGAAGACTGGCGCCGCACGCGCAGCGTCGCGTCCCTCGCCTATGAGCGCCAGGATCTGCCTGACATGCCCTTCATCTCCGACGCGGCGCTCAAGCAGATGATCCACAACGTGCTGGACAACGCGCTGGAGGCGGCGCCGGCCGGCGCGCCGCTGCAGCTGGCAGTGAGCTGCGACGACGACGCGCTGAGGCTGTGCGTGCGCGACCGCGGTCCGGGCTTCAGCGCCGCCATCCTGCAGCGCCTGGGCCGCCCCTACCAGTCCACCAAGGGCAAGCCGGGCCGCGGGCTGGGCCTGTTCCTGGCCTTCAATGTCGCACGCGTGCTGGGGGGACAGATCCAGGCGCACAATCGGCCCGACGGCGGCGCCGAGGTGGTGATCACCCTGCCGCTGGCGGCGCTGTCCGCCGAATCATTGAAATGA
- a CDS encoding response regulator transcription factor, producing MEAERVLLIVEDDDAFARTLQRSFERRSYRVLRAASLEDVKGLMAVDDPPGYAVVDLKLAGDASGLACVEYLNGQDPEMVIVVLTGYASIVTAVEAIKLGARHYLAKPANTDDIEAAFGRAEGDPDVGLTERKTSIKTLEWERIHEILAETGFNISEAARRLGMHRRTLARKLEKQRVK from the coding sequence ATGGAAGCTGAGCGCGTGTTGCTGATCGTGGAGGACGACGACGCCTTCGCGCGCACGCTGCAGCGCTCGTTCGAGCGGCGCAGCTACCGCGTGCTGCGCGCAGCGAGCCTGGAAGACGTGAAGGGTCTGATGGCAGTAGACGACCCCCCGGGCTATGCCGTGGTGGACCTCAAGCTGGCCGGCGACGCTTCGGGCCTGGCCTGCGTGGAGTACCTGAACGGGCAGGATCCGGAGATGGTGATCGTGGTGCTGACCGGCTACGCCAGCATCGTGACCGCGGTCGAGGCCATCAAGCTGGGCGCCCGCCACTACCTGGCCAAGCCGGCCAACACCGACGACATCGAGGCGGCCTTCGGCCGCGCCGAGGGTGATCCCGATGTGGGGCTGACCGAGCGCAAGACCTCGATCAAGACCCTGGAGTGGGAACGCATCCACGAGATCCTGGCCGAGACCGGCTTCAACATCTCGGAAGCGGCGCGGCGCCTGGGCATGCACCGCCGCACGCTGGCCCGCAAACTGGAAAAGCAGCGGGTGAAGTAG